One Balaenoptera musculus isolate JJ_BM4_2016_0621 chromosome 13, mBalMus1.pri.v3, whole genome shotgun sequence genomic region harbors:
- the MFSD9 gene encoding major facilitator superfamily domain-containing protein 9, with the protein MVVPLLSLHVKSLGASPTVAGIVGSSYGVLQFFSGTLVALQSGSQATRFCLDAPAVAVLRGLCSVLCFSLTGISSGSGNTTPS; encoded by the exons TTTACTGAGCCTTCATGTCAAGTCTCTTGGAGCGAGTCCAACAGTTGCTGGAATAGTAG GCTCCTCCTATGGCGTTTTGCAGTTCTTTTCCGGCACATTGGTG GCGCTGCAGTCTGGGAGCCAGGCCACGAGGTTCTGCCTAGACGCTCCGGCTGTTGCCGTCCTCAGGGGTCTCTGCTCCGTGCTGTGCTTTTCCTTAACTGGCATCAGCTCAGGATCAGGAAACACCACCCCGAGCTGA